TTGGTTGAGAAAAAAGCTAGCAACGCAAAACGCTTAGGGAGTTTTCAATTTGCACTATGCGTTAATAGGCGGTAAAATAAGCGCAATAGGGCATGCATGCTTGGAGGTGCGCCATGAGATACAAAGTGAATCTAAAGAGGACCGAAGAGGGGTATTCTGTCTGGGTTCCGGGACTACCTGGCTGCTGGTCACAAGGTAATACAGAGGCGGAGGCACTTGAGAACGTTAAGGATGCCATAGAGTCATATTTGGAGACAGTTGATCTACTGACGAAAGACAAAGATTGCCGGTACGTAGAAGTAGCAAATGTCTAAATTACCGGGGGTCAACCATCGCCAGGCTGTTAAAGCTTTTCAGAAGGCGGGATTTTGTATTGCGCGTGAAGGCAAGCACATTACTTTGACTAATGGCGAACGCATCATCACCAGAGCAAACCCTGTTCATGCGTTTACCATGGCTGGTATAATAAAGGACGCTGGACTTACCATAGAGCAGTTCAAAAAGTTGTTATAACGCAGGGCTGTCTTTGGCTACCACCCACGCATAAGCTCCTGTTGTTCCTCAGCCTTATCGAGCACCACTGCGCACTTTTCCCAGTCGCCGCAGCTCGGGATGCGTTGTTCGTATTTTAGAACAAACGGGTTCTTCACAGGTAGCTTGCTGATGGTCAGCTCGGCACGCGCTTCGTCCCTTTGGGCAATGGCAATCCATACATCTTCCAGCACATCGGGGATTTGCCCAAACAGCGTGTAGATGCTCTGCAGCCTATCCGAGAGCTTGGCGTGCACTCTGTCCTCGACAGAATCTTTATAGCGCATATTGTAGATGTAAATACGCTCCGCCGCCTGACCGATGCGCTGGATGCGTCCTTTGCGCTGTTCGAGCCGGGTGGGGTTCCAC
The sequence above is a segment of the Selenomonadales bacterium genome. Coding sequences within it:
- a CDS encoding type II toxin-antitoxin system HicB family antitoxin: MRYKVNLKRTEEGYSVWVPGLPGCWSQGNTEAEALENVKDAIESYLETVDLLTKDKDCRYVEVANV
- a CDS encoding type II toxin-antitoxin system HicA family toxin encodes the protein MSKLPGVNHRQAVKAFQKAGFCIAREGKHITLTNGERIITRANPVHAFTMAGIIKDAGLTIEQFKKLL